The Anabrus simplex isolate iqAnaSimp1 chromosome 1, ASM4041472v1, whole genome shotgun sequence genome window below encodes:
- the LOC136857720 gene encoding uncharacterized protein has protein sequence MASSNDIVERDDGSWITDILLQEILQNIHPGQEVSIVNKDIQFAVGKGENYLSIIYRVEVQYKRGNTGNIENHHLILKGYPDGDVIRKLINDMGVFDRELSIYQSVLPAIYKFADERFQREQIPYITSKSFKTSRPNTVVLEDLKYQGFRMANRKAMLDLQHCYIVVRNLAHLHGMSGALHRHNPTILSQYGDNVFCRSNKPNLDKFLPAQMRTLSKAIKTWSGFETYAAKLEKLIPKYSDKLVDICTLQPGGFHVLTHGDCWINNYLFKYSSIGEPTDVRFVDFQLSCLGSPAMDLTYFLYSSSQNEVRASHLDEVLKMYHTQLCETLAALGFNSDVLSFQDLKNEMKRVALYGLYAATTILAVVVADAEEAPDMAELTEEDLSNEETSPWEKTLNNPRFREALQQMLPHFDKMGVFD, from the coding sequence ATCTAACGACATCGTTGAGAGGGATGATGGCAGTTGGATTACAGACATCCTTCTTCAGGAAATTCTTCAAAACATTCATCCTGGTCAAGAAGTATCCATTGTCAATAAAGATATTCAATTTGCAGTCGGGAAAGGCGAAAATTATCTCAGTATAATATATCGTGTAGAAGTCCAATACAAGAGAGGGAATACTGGAAATATTGAAAATCACCACCTTATTCTTAAAGGCTATCCAGATGGTGATGTTATCAGAAAGTTGATCAATGACATGGGCGTATTTGATAGAGAATTAAGTATTTATCAATCCGTTCTGCCAGCTATCTACAAGTTTGCAGATGAAAGATTTCAACGTGAACAAATTCCATACATAACTTCTAAATCTTTTAAAACTTCGCGCCCTAATACTGTAGTTCTGGAAGATCTGAAATACCAAGGATTCAGAATGGCCAATAGAAAAGCGATGTTAGACCTTCAACATTGTTATATTGTGGTGAGAAATCTAGCTCATCTACATGGCATGTCTGGTGCCCTTCATAGACACAATCCAACCATATTAAGTCAGTACGGTGATAATGTGTTCTGCAGAAGCAACAAACCGAATTTAGATAAATTCCTACCTGCGCAAATGAGGACTCTTTCAAAAGCCATTAAAACCTGGAGTGGTTTTGAAACGTATGCAGCTAAACTTGAGAAACTCATACCTAAATACAGCGATAAATTGGTGGATATTTGTACGCTACAACCTGGTGGATTTCACGTCTTAACTCATGGAGACTGCTGGATTAATAATTACCTATTTAAATACTCGTCGATTGGGGAACCTACTGACGTGCGCTTTGTTGACTTCCAATTATCTTGCTTAGGATCACCTGCCATGGATTTAACGTATTTCCTTTACAGTAGTTCCCAGAACGAGGTGAGAGCTTCTCATTTGGATGAAGTGCTGAAAATGTATCATACACAGCTCTGTGAGACTCTTGCGGCTCTAGGGTTTAACTCGGATGTGTTAAGTTTCCAAGACTTGAAGAATGAAATGAAGAGAGTAGCGTTATACGGATTATATGCAGCTACCACTATCCTCGCCGTTGTTGTAGCGGATGCTGAAGAAGCCCCAGATATGGCTGAACTCACGGAGGAAGATTTGAGCAACGAAGAAACTTCTCCATGGGAGAAGACTCTAAACAATCCTCGTTTCAGAGAAGCTTTGCAGCAGATGTTGCCTCACTTTGACAAAATGGGAGTATTTGATTAG